From one Gracilinanus agilis isolate LMUSP501 chromosome 5, AgileGrace, whole genome shotgun sequence genomic stretch:
- the LOC123248628 gene encoding Y-box-binding protein 3-like: MGEMKDGVSEGAQLQSSSVHRNPNYHPRYRRGPPRPRPVLPVGEAEDKENQHGAGGPQQPSARRGYRRPYNYRRRPRPPNGPSQDGKEVAEAPTENPAPTAQPSSAE; the protein is encoded by the exons ATGGGGGAGATGAAGGATGGAGTCTCAGAAGGAGCACAACTTCAGTCATCCTCAGTACACCGAAATCCCAACTATCACCCACGGTATCGAAG GGGCCCTCCTCGGCCACGTCCTGTTCTTCCTGTGGGGGAGGCAGAAGACAAGGAGAACCAGCATGGGGCTGGCGGCCCACAGCAGCCATCAGCTCGCCGGGGTTACCGGCGCCCGTACAACTACCGGCGCAGACCTCGCCCTCCAAATGGTCCTTCCCAAGatggcaaagag GTGGCTGAAGCACCAACTGAAAACCCTGCTCCAACTGCTCAGCCCAGCAGCGCCGAGTGA